In the genome of Williamwhitmania sp., one region contains:
- a CDS encoding sulfotransferase, translated as MENNRCIIILSEKSSGSSALMKYLLRYEDIHAVKHTRHNERETLFWTKAASVLELHQKGLVGSEVPISKCNSSNQLLYFLRQNNVLGLYHKSGIGLSEAWGDLCERYSPVFLEKSPHYLANWVNISLILDAIGMLPKINHQIVGLIRHPLNTLYSIHRRWKLNLNEYEKQWRRSYTNLLRLKKILPDKVHIVKYEDMCKTANHLKPVIEFAGYKEIKEASFKEPRKIPESFNFKLQESTIKLAEEFGYE; from the coding sequence TTGGAAAATAACCGTTGCATAATCATCCTCTCTGAAAAGAGTAGTGGGTCTTCAGCCTTGATGAAATATTTGTTAAGGTATGAGGATATCCATGCTGTTAAACACACCAGGCACAATGAGAGGGAGACGCTGTTCTGGACAAAGGCTGCAAGCGTGTTGGAGTTGCACCAGAAGGGGCTGGTTGGAAGCGAGGTTCCTATTTCAAAATGTAATTCATCAAACCAGTTATTATATTTTTTAAGACAAAACAATGTTTTGGGGTTATACCATAAGTCTGGGATTGGATTATCAGAAGCGTGGGGTGATCTTTGCGAGCGATATTCTCCTGTTTTTCTTGAAAAATCACCACACTATTTGGCTAATTGGGTTAATATTAGCTTGATATTAGATGCTATTGGAATGCTTCCTAAAATAAATCACCAAATAGTCGGCCTAATCCGCCATCCACTAAACACCCTCTATTCAATCCACCGGCGCTGGAAACTCAATTTAAATGAATATGAGAAGCAATGGAGACGGTCGTATACTAACCTACTTCGATTAAAGAAGATTCTCCCCGACAAAGTACACATAGTTAAATATGAGGACATGTGTAAAACAGCAAACCATTTAAAACCGGTTATTGAATTTGCAGGATACAAAGAAATAAAAGAAGCCAGTTTCAAGGAACCAAGGAAAATACCAGAATCATTTAATTTTAAATTACAGGAAAGCACTATTAAGTTAGCTGAAGAATTTGGTTATGAATAA